From the genome of Sulfurimonas paralvinellae:
AACTTTTATTAGTTCTAGCTTATAACAAAGATAAAAATATTTATCTTAATCTCACACTCTGTATAATATGAAAAAAATTAGAGGCAGTTATGAAAAAATTTAACCTATTTAACGAGATAATCATTACAAGTAAAAAAGAACTTCTTAATGCTGTAAACTCTCAAAAAGAGTTTGGTATAAACACGCAAGGGGAGATTGTATTTGCACCTTTTAATGCTAAAGAGATACTGATCTATCAAGACAAACACACGCCGCAGGCTTCGAGTGCCCTTATGCCGCCGAAAGTCCCAACACTCACCGATATCTTGGGAGAAAAGTATCAGATAGTAGAGGATGATGACCGTCTGCTTATAAAAGCATTCTCAAACTGGCAGGAACTTATCAAGATAAATACACCTCGCGCATCGTATGACGATACCACAGGAGATGGTGTCGATAAATTTGCAAACAATGAGCTTGAAGATATCGGCTGGAATGCAACTGAATTTGACATCTCTTACCGGGAACTCGTTGAAGTTTTAGAAGAGAAATGCGATGGGACACTGCTTTGCATCGAGCAGGAAGAGCCCTCTTATCAGTTCAGTGGATTAGGTTTTATAGCTGACGACAAACAGGCAAAAGAGATTCTTTTTAACTATTGTCAGGAAAAAATCAAAAAAATGACAAACGAAGACCCTCTGTATGCCAAAGACAACCTAAGCTCCGATGAAGAAGAAGCTGCAGAATTTTTCGCTGTGCTATAATCCAACAAATGACAAACAAACAAAAAATCACCATCGAGTATAAGTATCGCGGCAGTATCGAACTGCCGGACACTCCTCACTCAAAAGATATCTTCTTTCGTGTTAAACAGGCTTATGCAAACCATGAAAAGATGGGTGTGCATCTTCTTTTCTCACGCAATAAGCTTCAACAGCTCAAAAAATACCAAAAGGGTGCTGCGGAAAATGAACTCTTGGAGTTGGATTTTTACATTAACATGGGTGAGATACTTGGCTTTGAGACAAAAGATGCACAAAAATTAAAACAATCCATTATCCTTATCAACGATACTGCCCATACAGGCTTTAACATCACCAAACGTCTCAAGCTCATCAACAAAAAAAAGCCCTCTCACGCAAAGAAGAGTTACCTCTTTTGGGATATTGAGAACTTTTCAAGTATCGCGTCCATCTTCAATGATGTCATAGAACCCTATAACATAGACGATAAGAACATATTTCTAGCAGCAAACCCTGATTCACTCTACTTAAAAAAAGCGGAGTGGGAAGCAAATCTCTATGATTATGGAAAAACGCTCAACTCTTTTGAATTTATAAAGTGTGACCATGGAAAGAATGTAGCAGATGATGTTTTGCTGCGTGAGATGCAGAAACTGCACTTGAAAAACACAAATATCTTTATACTCACCTTTGACAGAGAGCTAAAAGAGCGTTTCACGCAAGAGGTGGATAAAAGCAACAACCTCTATATCTTGGGCAAATAACTTTAAAGTATACCTCTACTTACGAGCCAGATACCTCTGCAGAATTATCATAGCAGAGAGTGAATCGATGCGCCCGTCACGTATCTGTTTCATCTCTCCTTTCATAAGAGCTTCTGCTTCTTTGGAGCTGCCTGCTTCATCTTGAAAAAAGACTTCCCCTTGAAAATCGACAAGATTCATAAAGTGTTCTATCCTGCGGCGCATCTCATCTTCACTGCTTCCGCCAAGCGGCAGACCGACAACGACTACATCGGCTTCCCACTCTTTTAGCACTGTTTGTACTTCAGCTGCTGCTTGATTGCGATTCTTACGGATGACTGCCGGCAGCGGTGTTACAATGTCCTTATGTGCAGAATAGGCAAGACCGATACGCTTGAGTCCTAAATCAATAGCAATATATTTCATCTATTTTCCAAGACAAAAAGAGCCGAACATCTTGTCAAGCATCTCATCATTTTCAAACGGGCGTGTTATGCTTGCCATTGCCTTGACGGCTTCATTGAGATGAAAAGAGAAAATTTCAAGTTCTTGTGACTCAAGCGGTTCATACGCCTCTTCAATATTACGCATCGTCTCCCTCACCGCACTGATCTGACGCTCCGAAATCAGCATGATCTCATCACTGCTGTTACTACTGTCCATAATGGCTTGCAGCTTTGCAACAAGAGAAGAGACATCCTCTTTGGAATTGAGTTCAAGATCGAAATCCATACCCTCAAGTAGAAATTTCTGCGGCAGATCGACTTTGTTTTTAATGATGATCTTCTCTTTATCGGCTGCGTGAGCATGCAACAGTTCGACGATCTGGCTATCCTCATCATCAGCCTCACGTGAGCCGTCAAAGAGAGCGATGACGATATCACTCTGTTTAATAGCATCGAGACTTCTCTCTATTCCTATGCGTTCTATCTCATCATCAGCCTCACGGATTCCTGCCGTATCAACGATTCGGATAAGGTGTGTGCCGATCTTCACCTGTTCTTCAATAGTATCACGTGTCGTTCCCGCTATATCACTGACTATGGCACGATTATAATTCAGCAACGCATTTAAAAGGGAGCTTTTACCGACATTCGGTTTTCCAATTATAGCTACACGAAAGCCCTGCATCAAGCCTGCGCGTGACTGCGATGCCATCAATGTTTTTTGCAGCAGCTTATACAGTTCATCGAGTTTTGCTCTTATCTGCGCAACCAAATCTGTTGGCAGATCCTCTTCTGCATAATCGATCGTCACTTCAGAGTAAGCAAGTATATGAATTATCTCATCTCTGACCTGCTCGATGAACTCTTTAAGTGAGCCTTTCATCTGAGCGGCAAGTATCTTCGCCGCATCTTCACTCTTTGCCTCTATGAGTTGTGAGATAGCTTCTGCTTCGCTGAGATCTATTCTTCCGTTAAAAAAAGCCCGTTTGGAAAACTCGCCGGCATTGGCAAGGCGTGCACCTGCATCCAAAGCTGCCTTGAGAATACTCTGTGCAACGATATAACCGCCATGACACTGGATCTCGACAACATCCTCTGCAGTAAAAGAGTGCGGCCCTTTGAAATAAATAACGATAGACTCATCAATAAGTTCACCATCAGCATTGTAAATATTTGTCAGCGTTGCATATCTGTTTTGGAAATTTTCTTTTTTGGAGAGTTTTTTTGCGATTGAGAATGACTCAGCGCCGCTGAGTCTAATTATTGCAATAGAGCCAATGCCATTTGCAGTGGCAACGGCTGCTATAGTATCATTTTCCATGATCAGTTCGTGTGGTAATCATTTACCAGAATATATTTAAGTCCGTCCCGAGTTGAACGGATAACGACATATTTTTCCGGATAACGCTCACGCAGCTCTTTGAGTGCGATCTGAACGAGAACACCATCAAGAATTTTTGTTTGTGCACGGCCGTCTCTGTCGATATTTTCACATACTGACGTGAGATAACGGCCGACGGACTCTTCCTGATTTTTCAAAAATTCTGCGATCTCCAGACGAAGCTGTACATCATATTTTGTATTTATCCAGTTAAAGAGCATATAAGAGAGTGCTTTGTAACGGTACCCTTCTTTTCCTATGAGCAGTGCTGCATCTTCACCTTTAAACTCTACAAGCAGTGTCTCATTGTCATATGGGCTAACTTCAATGGTATCGATCTCGAAACATATCAGCTTAAAAAGGTCATTGATCTCTTTTTGCACTTCAACTGCAATGGCATCGATGTCAACGGAAACTTCTTTTTCGATATTCTCTTCATCATAAGCGTCATCATAATCTGCCGTATAGTCCAGCCCACTTGCCAAATCTTCCTCTAACTCTTCTTCATCCTGATCACTCACAAAAGAGGTCGGCATGATAGTGTCATTTAAGAATGTCGGGCTTATTTCTTCCTCTCTAACAACAGGCTTCTCTTTTTTTGGAGATACTTGTTTTGGAGTATTTACTTCATTCTTGACCTGTTTTGATTTATCAATCGTTGCAACAATGATTGCCGGCTTTTTAAAAAGTCCCAAAAAACCGCCGCTTGGAGCTTGTACAACTTCAACAGCCATCTCCGTAACGGAACATTTTAGTGTAGCTGCTGCATCTTTGTAGGCTTCTTCAAGGGTTACAGCTTCTATCTTAATCATAACTATTTCTCGCTTTTTTTCTCTATGGCAGCTTTTGCATCTTCAGCATTTTTAAACTGCTGATTTACCATATACTGCTGTGCAATTGAGAAAAGGTTATTTGTAAACCAGTACAGAACAAGTCCTGAAGGGAATGTTACAAAGAAAAATGTAAAGATCACAGGAAGATATTTAAACACTTTTTCCTGCATTGGATCTGTAAAATTATTCGGTGTCATTCTCTGTTGTATAAACATTGAAGCACCCATTAAGATCGGTAGCACATAGTACGGATCCATACGTGAGAGGTCATTGATCCATAAA
Proteins encoded in this window:
- the ruvX gene encoding Holliday junction resolvase RuvX encodes the protein MKYIAIDLGLKRIGLAYSAHKDIVTPLPAVIRKNRNQAAAEVQTVLKEWEADVVVVGLPLGGSSEDEMRRRIEHFMNLVDFQGEVFFQDEAGSSKEAEALMKGEMKQIRDGRIDSLSAMIILQRYLARK
- the mnmE gene encoding tRNA uridine-5-carboxymethylaminomethyl(34) synthesis GTPase MnmE is translated as MMENDTIAAVATANGIGSIAIIRLSGAESFSIAKKLSKKENFQNRYATLTNIYNADGELIDESIVIYFKGPHSFTAEDVVEIQCHGGYIVAQSILKAALDAGARLANAGEFSKRAFFNGRIDLSEAEAISQLIEAKSEDAAKILAAQMKGSLKEFIEQVRDEIIHILAYSEVTIDYAEEDLPTDLVAQIRAKLDELYKLLQKTLMASQSRAGLMQGFRVAIIGKPNVGKSSLLNALLNYNRAIVSDIAGTTRDTIEEQVKIGTHLIRIVDTAGIREADDEIERIGIERSLDAIKQSDIVIALFDGSREADDEDSQIVELLHAHAADKEKIIIKNKVDLPQKFLLEGMDFDLELNSKEDVSSLVAKLQAIMDSSNSSDEIMLISERQISAVRETMRNIEEAYEPLESQELEIFSFHLNEAVKAMASITRPFENDEMLDKMFGSFCLGK
- a CDS encoding Jag N-terminal domain-containing protein, with amino-acid sequence MIKIEAVTLEEAYKDAAATLKCSVTEMAVEVVQAPSGGFLGLFKKPAIIVATIDKSKQVKNEVNTPKQVSPKKEKPVVREEEISPTFLNDTIMPTSFVSDQDEEELEEDLASGLDYTADYDDAYDEENIEKEVSVDIDAIAVEVQKEINDLFKLICFEIDTIEVSPYDNETLLVEFKGEDAALLIGKEGYRYKALSYMLFNWINTKYDVQLRLEIAEFLKNQEESVGRYLTSVCENIDRDGRAQTKILDGVLVQIALKELRERYPEKYVVIRSTRDGLKYILVNDYHTN